In Brucella melitensis bv. 1 str. 16M, a genomic segment contains:
- a CDS encoding MFS family transporter, producing MNNAGMHVDANGEVEAPHDAHDTRRRVYAIVASASGNLVEWYDFYVYSFGALYFASQFFPAEDQTSQLLNAAAIFAAGFLMRPIGGWLFGRIADKLGRRLSMLVSVTMMCFGSFAIAILPTYETIGVLAPFLLLVVRLVQGLSVGGEYGTTATYMSEVALAGRRGFFSSFQYVTLIGGQLLAVLVIVVLQFLLTSEQLHSWGWRIPFAIGGLAAIVALYLRRTLHETSTEKTRGNKAAGSFSNIWKNHRKAFLVVVGFTAGGSLSFYTFTTYMQKYLVNTAGMSKETASETMTFVLLVFMLMQPLFGALSDKVGRKTMMMGFGGISILTTIPLMTVIGSVQSSTWAFIYIVIALAVVSMYTSVSGIVKAELFPAEVRALGVGFSYAIANALFGGTAEYVALWFKKQGMESGFFWYVTAIMVVVFIVSLLMPNPREHGYLQGHGSDD from the coding sequence ATGAACAATGCAGGAATGCATGTTGACGCCAATGGCGAGGTCGAGGCGCCGCACGATGCCCACGATACGCGCCGCCGTGTTTATGCAATCGTAGCCAGTGCCTCGGGCAACCTCGTGGAATGGTATGATTTTTACGTCTATTCCTTTGGTGCGCTTTATTTCGCGTCGCAATTCTTCCCGGCTGAAGATCAGACCAGTCAATTGCTGAATGCTGCGGCCATTTTCGCGGCGGGCTTCCTGATGCGCCCCATCGGCGGCTGGCTCTTCGGCCGCATCGCGGACAAGCTCGGCCGCCGCCTGTCCATGCTGGTTTCGGTTACGATGATGTGTTTCGGCTCCTTCGCGATCGCGATCCTGCCAACCTATGAAACAATCGGCGTTCTGGCGCCTTTCCTGCTTCTGGTGGTGCGCCTCGTTCAGGGGCTTTCAGTCGGCGGTGAATATGGCACCACAGCCACTTATATGAGCGAGGTTGCTCTGGCCGGGCGCCGTGGCTTCTTCTCGTCTTTCCAGTATGTGACGCTGATCGGTGGCCAGCTTCTGGCCGTTCTGGTGATTGTCGTGCTGCAATTCCTGCTCACGTCCGAGCAGCTTCATTCCTGGGGCTGGCGCATTCCTTTCGCCATTGGCGGCCTTGCGGCCATCGTGGCTCTTTACCTGCGCCGCACGCTGCATGAAACCTCGACGGAAAAGACCCGTGGCAACAAGGCGGCGGGCAGCTTCTCCAACATCTGGAAGAACCATCGCAAGGCTTTCCTCGTTGTCGTGGGCTTCACGGCTGGCGGCTCGCTCTCCTTCTATACTTTCACCACTTATATGCAGAAATATCTGGTGAATACGGCGGGGATGAGCAAGGAAACGGCCAGTGAAACGATGACCTTCGTGCTTCTGGTCTTCATGCTGATGCAGCCACTTTTCGGCGCGCTGTCTGACAAGGTCGGCCGTAAGACCATGATGATGGGCTTTGGCGGTATTTCGATCCTGACCACAATCCCGCTCATGACGGTTATCGGCTCGGTGCAAAGCTCTACCTGGGCGTTTATCTATATCGTGATCGCACTTGCGGTGGTCAGCATGTACACTTCCGTCAGCGGCATTGTGAAGGCGGAGCTTTTCCCGGCGGAAGTGCGGGCGCTGGGTGTCGGGTTTTCCTACGCCATCGCCAATGCACTTTTCGGCGGCACGGCGGAATATGTCGCTCTCTGGTTCAAGAAGCAGGGAATGGAAAGCGGCTTCTTCTGGTATGTGACGGCCATTATGGTGGTGGTCTTTATCGTG
- the ettA gene encoding energy-dependent translational throttle protein EttA has translation MARQFIYHMSGLNKAYGNKKILENIHLSFYPDAKIGILGPNGAGKSTVLKIMAGLDKEYTGEAWLAEGATCGYLPQEPELDPSKDVLGNVMEGVADKKAIIDRYNELMMNYSDETADEGAKLQDIIDSQNLWDLESQVEMAMEALRCPPGDADVTKLSGGEKRRVALCKLLLSKPDLLLLDEPTNHLDAETTAWLEKHLREYPGSVLIITHDRYFLDNVTGWILELDRGRGIPYEGNYSAYLEAKAKRMAQEGREEAAREKALSREREWISASPKARQAKSKARIKAYDELVKSAEERRPGDAQIIIPVGERLGQVVIEVENLSKGFGDRLLIDDLSFKLPAGGIVGVIGPNGAGKSTLFKMLTGQEQPDKGSVRIGDTVHLSYVDQSRDALDPNKTVWEEISGGNDVIKLGKFEMNSRAYCGAFNFKGGDQQQKVGNLSGGQRNRVHLAKMLKSGGNVLLLDEPTNDLDTETLGALEDALENFAGCAVIISHDRMFLDRLATHILAFEGDSHVEWFEGNFEDYEADKIRRLGPDSVNPKRVTYKPLTR, from the coding sequence ATGGCACGCCAGTTCATTTATCATATGTCCGGCCTCAACAAGGCCTATGGCAACAAGAAGATTCTGGAGAATATCCATCTCTCCTTCTATCCCGATGCCAAGATCGGCATTCTTGGGCCGAACGGTGCCGGTAAATCCACCGTTCTCAAGATCATGGCCGGTCTCGACAAGGAATATACCGGCGAGGCGTGGCTCGCAGAAGGTGCGACCTGCGGTTATCTCCCGCAGGAGCCGGAGCTTGATCCTTCCAAGGATGTGCTCGGCAATGTGATGGAAGGTGTTGCCGACAAGAAGGCGATCATCGACCGCTACAACGAGCTGATGATGAATTATTCCGACGAAACGGCGGATGAAGGCGCAAAACTTCAGGATATCATCGACAGCCAGAACCTCTGGGATCTGGAAAGCCAGGTGGAAATGGCGATGGAAGCGCTACGCTGCCCGCCGGGCGATGCGGATGTCACCAAGCTTTCGGGCGGTGAAAAGCGCCGCGTGGCGCTGTGCAAGCTTCTGCTTTCCAAGCCTGACCTGCTGCTTCTCGATGAGCCGACCAACCATTTGGATGCGGAAACCACAGCCTGGCTCGAAAAGCACCTGCGTGAATATCCCGGTTCGGTGCTCATCATCACCCATGACCGTTACTTCCTCGACAATGTGACGGGCTGGATTCTCGAACTCGACCGTGGCCGCGGCATTCCCTATGAAGGCAATTATTCGGCCTATCTGGAAGCCAAGGCCAAGCGTATGGCGCAGGAAGGCCGCGAGGAAGCCGCGCGCGAAAAGGCGCTGTCGCGTGAACGTGAGTGGATTTCCGCCAGCCCGAAGGCGCGTCAGGCCAAGTCCAAGGCTCGTATCAAGGCATATGACGAATTGGTTAAAAGTGCTGAAGAACGCCGCCCCGGCGATGCGCAGATCATCATTCCGGTCGGCGAGCGCCTGGGCCAGGTCGTCATCGAGGTTGAGAATCTGTCGAAAGGCTTTGGTGACCGCCTTTTGATCGATGATCTGAGCTTCAAGCTGCCTGCGGGTGGTATTGTCGGCGTTATCGGCCCGAACGGTGCCGGTAAATCGACGCTCTTCAAGATGCTGACGGGACAGGAGCAGCCGGATAAAGGTTCGGTTCGCATTGGCGACACGGTTCATCTTTCCTATGTGGATCAGAGCCGCGATGCACTCGACCCAAACAAGACCGTGTGGGAAGAAATTTCCGGCGGCAACGATGTCATCAAGCTCGGCAAATTCGAGATGAACTCCAGAGCCTATTGCGGTGCGTTCAACTTCAAGGGCGGTGATCAGCAGCAGAAGGTGGGCAACCTGTCGGGCGGCCAGCGCAATCGTGTTCACCTTGCCAAGATGCTGAAGTCCGGCGGCAATGTGCTTCTCCTCGACGAACCGACGAACGATCTCGATACTGAAACGCTGGGCGCGCTGGAAGATGCGCTGGAAAATTTTGCGGGCTGCGCTGTTATCATCAGCCATGATCGCATGTTCCTCGACCGTCTGGCGACGCATATTCTTGCCTTTGAAGGCGACAGCCATGTCGAATGGTTTGAAGGCAATTTCGAGGACTATGAAGCTGACAAAATCCGCCGTCTTGGGCCGGATAGCGTCAACCCGAAACGGGTAACTTACAAGCCGCTGACGCGGTGA